The Sphaerospermopsis torques-reginae ITEP-024 genome has a window encoding:
- a CDS encoding VWA domain-containing protein, translating into MKIFRKLRKHIFVWFLCGLISTSIFSCTTPEVDSFESAYRVVQESLLPQISIEKATISDAVAQGYSIKKLAEPLPNLEDFPLYGAKPSTDSNIAYIEIFGSAEKSNAQKQDERWLVDVAEAFNAKKITNSSGQILQVGIRNIPSGTATRILAAKKARPAGFSPSNQLVLKLLASQGVTTAIITPKLVSDFVGFVVDGKAHQELAKNGDVTFEKLLDAILSGKITVGYPNPYSSSTSLNLLYTLFWRSAGHDQDGKPLTTSELQSPQVNSVFDKFQNQVLITTLTTLELKDIFIRDNQKLQAFPLQYQSYQTLKKLPGFEDVVFIPFGVANDNPLVGFSWNTASQNEGLRRFSEFALSPEMQQLAKAQGFNADEQFKSRVLPPIPNGAVLQAAQSYWKQRKDGGRTVNLMMVIDTSGSMEGDRLQAVKNSLRIAAQSINPGNYVGLVAFSDRPQQILPLAPFDTQQHKRLLAAADSLIADGGTAMYDGMIVGLSELMERQKTDPHGRFYLLLLSDGEVNTGLRFNEITNVLKYSGVRFYPIGYGEVNQNELQEIAKLRETTVKSSDPQKLQTLFTELLQTNL; encoded by the coding sequence ATGAAAATTTTTAGAAAACTCCGAAAACACATCTTTGTCTGGTTTTTGTGCGGTTTAATTAGCACATCAATATTCTCCTGTACCACCCCTGAAGTAGATTCTTTTGAAAGTGCTTACCGGGTTGTACAAGAATCTTTATTACCTCAAATTAGCATCGAAAAAGCTACAATTTCTGATGCAGTTGCCCAAGGTTACAGTATTAAAAAATTAGCAGAACCTTTACCAAATCTGGAAGATTTTCCTCTCTATGGTGCCAAGCCATCAACTGATAGCAATATTGCTTACATTGAAATTTTTGGTTCGGCGGAAAAATCTAATGCTCAAAAGCAAGATGAACGTTGGCTGGTGGATGTTGCAGAAGCCTTTAATGCCAAAAAAATTACTAATAGTTCTGGGCAAATTCTTCAGGTAGGAATTCGCAATATTCCCTCTGGTACTGCCACAAGAATTTTAGCTGCTAAAAAAGCACGTCCGGCTGGGTTTTCCCCTTCTAATCAGCTAGTGTTAAAACTTTTGGCATCTCAAGGAGTCACAACTGCAATTATTACTCCCAAATTAGTATCTGACTTTGTTGGTTTTGTGGTGGATGGGAAAGCTCATCAAGAACTAGCAAAAAACGGTGATGTCACCTTTGAAAAACTACTAGATGCCATTTTATCGGGTAAAATCACCGTTGGCTATCCCAATCCTTACAGTAGCAGTACATCTTTAAATTTACTGTACACTTTATTTTGGCGGAGTGCAGGACATGATCAAGATGGTAAACCTCTCACTACCTCTGAATTACAATCACCACAGGTAAATTCGGTATTTGATAAATTTCAAAATCAGGTGTTAATTACAACGCTGACAACTCTTGAATTGAAAGATATTTTTATCCGCGACAACCAAAAACTACAAGCGTTTCCTCTACAGTATCAAAGTTACCAAACTTTGAAGAAACTGCCAGGATTTGAAGATGTGGTGTTTATCCCCTTTGGAGTAGCTAATGATAATCCTTTGGTGGGGTTTAGTTGGAATACTGCGTCCCAAAATGAAGGTTTACGGCGATTTAGTGAATTTGCTTTATCTCCAGAAATGCAGCAGTTAGCCAAAGCACAAGGCTTTAATGCGGATGAACAGTTCAAAAGTCGGGTTTTACCACCCATTCCTAATGGTGCAGTTCTGCAAGCGGCGCAGTCTTATTGGAAACAGCGTAAAGACGGCGGACGGACAGTTAACTTGATGATGGTTATTGATACCAGTGGTTCAATGGAAGGCGATCGCCTACAAGCGGTCAAAAACAGTCTGCGAATTGCTGCACAGTCAATTAATCCTGGTAACTATGTGGGACTAGTTGCATTTAGCGATCGCCCTCAACAAATACTTCCCCTTGCTCCTTTTGATACGCAACAACACAAACGTTTGTTGGCGGCGGCTGATTCTCTTATCGCCGATGGTGGAACCGCTATGTACGACGGGATGATTGTTGGTTTATCAGAACTAATGGAACGTCAAAAAACTGATCCTCATGGACGATTTTATTTGCTACTGCTGAGTGATGGTGAAGTGAATACAGGATTGCGGTTTAACGAAATCACAAACGTTCTCAAATATAGCGGTGTGCGCTTCTATCCCATTGGTTATGGAGAAGTTAATCAAAATGAATTACAGGAAATTGCGAAGTTGCGAGAAACTACTGTGAAATCCAGCGATCCGCAAAAACTACAAACACTATTCACCGAACTGTTGCAAACCAACTTGTAA